From a region of the Theobroma cacao cultivar B97-61/B2 chromosome 8, Criollo_cocoa_genome_V2, whole genome shotgun sequence genome:
- the LOC18592672 gene encoding histone-lysine N-methyltransferase ASHH1 has protein sequence MDPENDDLPQYEHVFQNEFSYRKHKKQKEEDIAICECKFDFSDPDSACGERCLNVLTSTECTPGYCPCGVYCKNQKFQKCQYARTTLFKTEGCGWGLLAAENIKAGQFIIEYCGEVISWKEAKQRSQAYETQGLKDAFIISLNGSESIDATKKGSLARFINHSCQPNCETRKWTVLGEIRVGVFAKLDIPIGTELAYNYNFEWYGGAKVRCLCRAPNCSGFLGAKSRGFQEDTYLWEDDDDRYSVEKIPLYDSAEDEPATKLLKAVKSNSENDVNIKNEQPVTMDVSVKSEHQLESTADPVPMEGVVVNEVKTESTEELNSYSPDAHQAFSQKNAMISRIRSNSACRNYHIGSRPMPKKKSQHYSHGKSKHLSNKQIDLQHLAQLLASKEAQEEVFRYEELKNEAASQLASLYDEIRPAIEEHERDSQDSVATSVAEKWIEASCSKLKIEFDFHSSILKNIVRAPQKACEQLKPCELEGGNVTEVKLLEF, from the exons ATg GATCCAGAGAATGACGACCTTCCTCAATACGAGCATGTTTTTCAAAATGAATTCTCATATCGAAA ACACAAAAAGCAAAAGGAGGAGGATATTGCCATATGTGAGTGTAAATTTGACTTCAGCGATCCTGATAGTGCATGTGGAGAGAGGTGCTTGAATGTACTAACAAGCACAGAATGTACTCCCGGTTATTGTCCGTGCGGTGTTTACTGCAAGAATCAG aaatttcagAAATGCCAATATGCAAGAACTACATTATTTAAAACAGAGGGCTGTGGTTGGGGTCTGCTTGCTGCTGAAAATATAAAG GCAGGACAGTTTATTATCGAGTACTGTGGAGAAGTAATATCTTGGAAAGAAGCAAAGCAAAGGTCTCAAGCTTATGAAACCCAAG GTCTTAAGGATGCATTTATCATTTCTCTAAATGGCTCTGAATCCATTGATGCCACCAAAAAGGGAAGCCTTGCTAGATTCATCAACCACTCATG CCAACCAAACTGTGAGACAAGGAAGTGGACTGTTTTGGGAGAAATACGGGTTGGAGTATTTGCAAAGCTAGATATTCCTATTGGAACTGAACTTGCATATAACTATAACTTTGAATGGTACGGTGGTGCAAAAGTTCGCTGCCTCTGTCGTGCACCCAACTGTTCAGGATTTCTTGGAGCAAAGTCTCGTGGCTTTCAG GAGGATACCTATCTCTGGGAAGACGACGATGATCG GTATTCAGTTGAAAAAATTCCGTTGTATGATTCTGCAGAAGATGAACCTGCCACAAAGCTCCTCAAAGCTGTTAAGTCAAATTCTGAGAATGATGTTAACATTAAAAATGAACAGCCTGTGACAATGGATGTTAGTGTGAAATCTGAACACCAGTTGGAGTCTACTGCTGATCCAGTTCCTATGGAAGGGGTAGTTGTGAATGAAGTGAAAACCGAATCAACCGAAGAGTTGAACTCATATTCTCCAGATGCTCACCAGGCCTTTTCACAAAAGAATGCAATGATATCTCGCATCAGAAGTAACAGTGCATGCCGGAATTATCACATTGGATCACGGCCCATGCCAAAGAAAAAGTCACAGCATTATTCTCATGGAAAGTCAAAACATCTTTCCAATAAGCAAATTGATTTACAACATCTTGCTCAGCTCTTGGCATCAAAAGAAGCACAAGAGGAAGTTTTCAGATATGAG GAATTGAAGAACGAAGCTGCTAGCCAGCTTGCTTCCTTGTATGATGAAATACGACCGGCCATTGAAGAACATGAGAGGGATAGCCAAGACAGTGTAGCAACCAGTGTGGCTGAGAAGTGGATTGAAGCATCCTGCTCGAAACTGAAGATAGAATTTGACTTTCATtcttcaattctgaaaaatattGTCAGGGCTCCACAAAAGGCGTGTGAGCAATTGAAACCCTGTGAACTTGAAGGAGGCAATGTTACTGAAGTGAAATTGttggaattttga
- the LOC18592673 gene encoding putative serine/threonine-protein kinase, giving the protein MDRSLQAVVAAILSFLLVSLILACIFLICKSTKKPNRQNPPQTRSLTQTRPAPNPPDPSTCDSAAFDPSINRLDMEELAAATKNFSSDLIIGDGSFGYVYRATLSNGVTVAIKKLDPNAFQGLREFRAEMETLGKLRHPNIVKILGFCSSGLDRVLIYEFIEKGSLDQWLYDTSATEEQENSVGRLTLSWETRKKIVRGIANGLAYLHGLDTPIIHRDIKASNVLLGKNFEAHIADFGLARQIQEAHSHVSTQVAGTMGYMPPEYREGNTAATVMADAYSFGILMIEIATQNRPNWPVRFEGKDVGLVEWARKMVDRNRQTEMVYEKIPRKGLIEDEVKEYFRIACMCTNEISKERPAMNQVVELLDQIAT; this is encoded by the coding sequence ATGGATCGAAGCCTTCAAGCAGTTGTTGCAGCAATTTTGAGCTTCTTATTAGTATCTTTAATCCTAGCTTGCATTTTCTTAATCTGCAAATCCACCAAAAAACCCAACCGCCAAAATCCTCCTCAAACCCGATCCTTAACTCAAACCCGACCCGCCCCTAATCCACCCGACCCCTCAACATGCGACAGCGCCGCCTTCGACCCGTCTATCAACCGCCTCGACATGGAGGAACTCGCTGCCGCCACCAAGAACTTTTCCTCAGACCTTATCATCGGTGACGGCAGCTTCGGCTATGTTTACAGGGCTACTCTCTCCAACGGAGTCACTGTCGCTATCAAAAAGCTCGACCCGAATGCTTTCCAGGGGCTCCGAGAGTTTCGAGCTGAGATGGAAACCCTAGGTAAGCTTCGTCACCCGAACATCGTGAAGATTCTCGGGTTTTGCTCGTCGGGTCTTGATCGGGTTTTGATATATGAGTTTATTGAGAAAGGGAGTTTGGACCAATGGTTGTACGACACGTCAGCAACTGAGGAACAGGAAAACTCGGTTGGCCGGTTAACGTTGTCCTGGGAAACGAGGAAGAAAATTGTCAGAGGGATTGCCAATGGGCTGGCGTATTTACATGGGCTTGACACGCCCATCATCCATAGAGATATCAAGGCTAGCAATGTCTTGTTGGGTAAAAATTTCGAGGCTCATATTGCCGATTTTGGGCTCGCTCGGCAAATCCAGGAGGCCCATTCACACGTGTCCACGCAGGTCGCCGGGACAATGGGATACATGCCGCCGGAGTACCGAGAAGGGAACACGGCGGCGACAGTTATGGCTGATGCTTACAGTTTCGGAATATTAATGATCGAGATTGCCACTCAAAATCGTCCCAATTGGCCCGTGAGATTCGAGGGGAAAGACGTAGGACTAGTGGAGTGGGCTAGAAAAATGGTGGATCGAAATCGACAAACAGAAATGGTATATGAAAAGATTCCGAGGAAAGGGTTAATCGAAGATGAGGTTAAGGAGTATTTTCGAATTGCATGTATGTGTACTAATGAGATTTCGAAAGAAAGGCCTGCCATGAATCAAGTTGTTGAGCTGTTGGATCAAATTGCAACATGA